The Nocardia sp. NBC_01503 sequence CAGCGCGTCGACGAACGCCATCCGTTCATTCCTGACCGCGGAGTCGAACGAATCGATCACCGGATCAGCGGCCGTAGCCGCCTTCACCCGATCCGCGAGCAGGCCGATCGTGGTGACCGGCGTGGCGAACAACTCCGCGGCCACCACGCAGAGCAGCACATAGCGGCGGCGGTCGAACGGCGCTTTCCCCGATCGGTGCCGCCGCGCCGGTCGAGTCGGATCCGTAGCTTTACGTACCTTCACCAAACGTGCGTAACCCAAGCGCGGTTCGACGGTCAGTGTCCAACCACAGTAGAAGTCGAACCATTTGGCGATGGGTTCGCGGCGACGGCGGATCAGGTCGAAGGTGTCCGGTGCGCCGCGCTCGGTCACCAGCGGGCTTGCCAGCAGTTGCCGGATGCCCCGTGACACCTCTTCGCGCTCGGCGATCACCAATTGATTCGCGAGTTCACTCATGACCGGTCTCCGCTCGCCCGGAGGTTGTGCCGTGCCGCGGTTACGATTTCGAGCAGGTAATCGGGGCCACGGAAAACACCACGCGGCGTCTTCAATTCGGCGATCGCGCCGTCCGGGGGCGGGCGCAGGACGATCTCCACTCGACCGTCGGTCGTACTTCCGCGCCGCGCGCCGTTCACTTCCGGGGCATTGCCCAACGCCCTGCCCAACAGATCCAGCAGCCGCTCGAAGACCCCATAGTCGAGGTGACCGAAACCCGACAAGCGCACTGCGCCACCGGTATCGAGCATGTCCCAGGCTGCTTGTAATTCAGCGCGCTCCTGCGCCGCGCGGCGGGCCCGCTCCGCTTTGATCGCCGTGACATCACGGACGCGTCCGGTGCGACTGAAGCGCTCGGTTCGGCCCGAAGAACGCAGCAACGCCGAAACCTCCACAGGCGGCGACTCTTTCCAGGACGCGGTCGAACTCACCAATTCGGGATCGGGATGGGCCAGGTGCGCGTGCCGGGCCGCGCTCAACCCGAATGCCGTCGACCACAGGCGGTGCAAATCGTCCTGATCCGGAACCACGGTGAACCAGCGCGCGAGCTCCCGGAAATCGGCGACCGCACTGCTGGATCGGCGCTTGGACTCGGTGACCCGGTCCAACACCTGCAAAAGCGTGATGATCGCCCTGCGGCCAACCTGTGCGAGCTGTTCGACGCGCGGCACCGAACCATCAAGTGGAAGAAACCAAGCGCGCAGCCCATCCCAGCGGGCGCGACGATGTTCGAGCCATGCGGCACCGGGATCGGCTCCGCTCAACTGCGGCAATTCGGCACCGAGTAGGGCCCGGTGGTGCAGAAGTGTCACGCCGTAGTCCTCGGCGGCGCGCACCCGAGCGGCGATGGTGTGGCGGCGGTGGTCGAGATTGCCGAGGAACTCCTGCAGATAGGCCACCGTCGCGGCCTTCACCTCATGGAACACCGCCAAATCCGCGTTATCGGCGCGCAGTAGCCGCTGCAACTCCCCGTTGAAACGCTTGGTATTGCCGCGCAGCGCTTCCAGATGCGATTCCAGCTCACTGAGAATACTGAAAACCCTACGGTCCGTACCTGATTCGAGCTCACTGAGCAGATCACCAAGCCGGTCCGCGATCGCATCCAGCACCGCGGTTTGCAGTGCACCGGTCGACGCGAGCATCGATATCGCGTGCAGCACGCCCGCGAATGCCGCCTCACCCTGCCTGGTCAGCGAGTACTGCAGGTTGCGGCGTTCGTATTCGCTTGCGGTGCGGTAATTCTCGGAATGATTCTGGATGACATCGACCAGATTCCAGGTACGAAGCTGGTCCAGCGCGGCAATCAGATCGTCGTCCTCGAGCGGTTCGAGCCACCCGATCGACCGCATGCGCGCACGGAGATCGTCGATCCCCAATGCGGTCTCCAGCCGCTCATTCGCCTCTCCGAAGGCATGCAGGACCGACACATACAGGCCGGAGCGATCCGCGGTGGTGAATCGGAACATCTCCGGCGGAACACGGATCGGATCCATGGCGCTCCCCCTGACTGACATTTCTGGCGCCAACGATAATCCCCGGCACCGACAGGCCGGAATGCCTCACACCGTGTACTGCCGCGCCAGCTCGTCCAACAGTCCGTTCGCCACCCGCTCCTCCGGCACGGCCACACCGACACGAAGCATATGCTCGGCGAGATCGGAATCCCACGGCACCCCGGTGACCCGGCCGACCGGCGGTCCCTTGCCGTCCACCGCCGCCAAATAATCCGCGCTACTCATTCGCCATGGGAGCGCCCCGAGCCGGGCCACCACATTCGCCGCGATGCGCAGGCCCTCGCCATCGAAGTCACCGTGATAACGCAATTCCGTTCCCGCGTCGCGCAAGTATTGGAGCAAACACACTCCCGCGCTGCTGGGCCAACCCGAGACACAGACGATCGGCGGGCAGCGGTCACCGAAACGCCGCAGTGCCAGCGCCATGACGCTGGGATTCTCGACCACCGAGACCCGTTCCGGCGCACCGGAGAAGCGCGGCATCGCCCGCAACTGCTGCAAGGTCAAGGCGGCGGCCTGACCGGAGCTCGCACACGCTGACAAAATTCGATCAACGGCCGACTCCCCCGTGCCGCGCAGCCCAGCTACCAGCACGGTAGAAGACAATTCGTCGCCAGCGAGACCGGCGCGCTCCCACAGCTTTCGCAACTGCACCGAATCTGCGGGCGGGTCGATACCGTAAACAGCGGCCAGGGCTTTGACGACCATGCCGTGCAGGCGATAACCCTCGTCGAGCGCGTGCGGATCATGCAGCACGGAGTCCGCGAAAACGGGCACAGGTATTCCGGCACTGGGCAATTGGGAGACTACGAGCAACGCGCGTTCCAGCTCGGCGCGGGTATCCAGCACCGAACCGTGCAACAGCCCGGACCGGCGCGTCGCCGTCACCCAGCCCAGCAGAGCGGGTTGCGCACGCACCACTTCGTGCCCGGCCAGCCAGTCCCACAACTGCTTTCGTTCCGCATCCGCATGACGGCGCTCGGCAGCACGGTCACCGATAGGGCCCACGATCTGTTCGACGACCGACCGAACCGTAGATCCGGTCGCCGCGACGAGCACCTGTTCGAGACTATCCATATCCACCGTGGCGAATTCCACCGGCAACCGCGCCCACCCGAAGAAGTCCGCGATAGCGGTGCGCTCGTCGTCAGCGAGCGGACCCACTGTAACCCGCCGCACCGCCTGCCCCGACGACAGGCGACGATGCAGTTCACGCCATAGCGGCGCGAGCCCAGGCGAAAGACGATGAATGGCGGGGTCCGGCATCGGCCGAGACTACCGGGCCGTGAGGCGTCGCTCGGCGGAAAGACTTCCGGTCGAGGACCCCGAGAGCGTTTGCACTGCCATCGGAACAGGGAGATAGGGCCTCAGGAAGACCCATGCATTTCGCTATTTGCCCTTTAGCTGGTCGATATCCACGAGGACGTTCTTGCC is a genomic window containing:
- a CDS encoding TIGR02677 family protein, with the translated sequence MDPIRVPPEMFRFTTADRSGLYVSVLHAFGEANERLETALGIDDLRARMRSIGWLEPLEDDDLIAALDQLRTWNLVDVIQNHSENYRTASEYERRNLQYSLTRQGEAAFAGVLHAISMLASTGALQTAVLDAIADRLGDLLSELESGTDRRVFSILSELESHLEALRGNTKRFNGELQRLLRADNADLAVFHEVKAATVAYLQEFLGNLDHRRHTIAARVRAAEDYGVTLLHHRALLGAELPQLSGADPGAAWLEHRRARWDGLRAWFLPLDGSVPRVEQLAQVGRRAIITLLQVLDRVTESKRRSSSAVADFRELARWFTVVPDQDDLHRLWSTAFGLSAARHAHLAHPDPELVSSTASWKESPPVEVSALLRSSGRTERFSRTGRVRDVTAIKAERARRAAQERAELQAAWDMLDTGGAVRLSGFGHLDYGVFERLLDLLGRALGNAPEVNGARRGSTTDGRVEIVLRPPPDGAIAELKTPRGVFRGPDYLLEIVTAARHNLRASGDRS
- a CDS encoding TIGR02679 family protein; this translates as MPDPAIHRLSPGLAPLWRELHRRLSSGQAVRRVTVGPLADDERTAIADFFGWARLPVEFATVDMDSLEQVLVAATGSTVRSVVEQIVGPIGDRAAERRHADAERKQLWDWLAGHEVVRAQPALLGWVTATRRSGLLHGSVLDTRAELERALLVVSQLPSAGIPVPVFADSVLHDPHALDEGYRLHGMVVKALAAVYGIDPPADSVQLRKLWERAGLAGDELSSTVLVAGLRGTGESAVDRILSACASSGQAAALTLQQLRAMPRFSGAPERVSVVENPSVMALALRRFGDRCPPIVCVSGWPSSAGVCLLQYLRDAGTELRYHGDFDGEGLRIAANVVARLGALPWRMSSADYLAAVDGKGPPVGRVTGVPWDSDLAEHMLRVGVAVPEERVANGLLDELARQYTV